One Sus scrofa isolate TJ Tabasco breed Duroc chromosome 1, Sscrofa11.1, whole genome shotgun sequence DNA segment encodes these proteins:
- the RPL36AL gene encoding 60S ribosomal protein L36a gives MVNVPKTRRTFCKKCGKHQPHKVTQYKKGKDSLYAQGKRRYDRKQSGYGGQTKPIFRKKAKTTKKIVLRLECVEPNCRSKRMLAIKRCKHFELGGDKKRKGQVIQF, from the coding sequence ATGGTCAACGTACCTAAAACCCGAAGGACTTTCTGTAAGAAGTGTGGAAAACATCAGCctcacaaagtgacccagtataaGAAGGGCAaggattccctctatgcccaggGAAAGAGGCGCTATGATCGGAAACAGAGTGGCTATGGCGGGCAAACAAAGCCAATTTTCCGGAAGAAGGCTAAAACCACAAAGAAGATTGTGCTGAGGCTTGAATGTGTTGAGCCCAACTGCAGATCCAAGAGGATGCTGGCAATTAAGAGATGCAAGCATTTTGAACTTGGAGGAGATAAGAAGAGAAAGGGCCAAGTGATCCAGTTCTAA
- the MGAT2 gene encoding alpha-1,6-mannosyl-glycoprotein 2-beta-N-acetylglucosaminyltransferase, translating to MRFRIYKRKVLILTFVVAACGFVLWSSNGRQRKNEALAPPLLDAEPVRGAGARAGDHPAISVGIRRGSNDSAAPLVAAAPQPEVDNLTLRYRSLVYQLNFDQTLRNVDKVSSWVPRELVLVVQVHNRAEYLKLLLDSLRKAQGIDNVLVIFSHDFWSTEINQLIAGVDFCPVLQVFFPFSIQLYPNEFPGTDPRDCPRDLEKNAALKMGCINAEYPDSFGHYREAKFSQTKHHWWWKLHFVWERVKVLRDYAGLILFLEEDHYVAPDFYHVFKKMWNLKQQECPECDVLSLGTYTTVRSFRDVADKVDVKTWKSTEHNMGLALTRDAYQKLIECTDTFCTYDDYNWDWTLQYLTVSCLPKFWKVLVPQVPRIFHAGDCGMHHKKTCRPSTQSAQIESLLNSNKQYMFPETLTISEKLTAALSPPRKNGGWGDIRDHELCKSYRRLQ from the coding sequence ATGAGGTTCCGCATCTACAAGCGGAAGGTGCTGATCTTGACGTTCGTGGTGGCCGCCTGCGGCTTCGTCCTCTGGAGCAGCAATGGGCGACAAAGGAAGAATGAGGCCCTCGCCCCGCCGCTGCTGGACGCCGAGCCCGTGCGGGGTGCGGGCGCCCGGGCCGGGGACCATCCTGCCATATCCGTGGGCATCCGCCGGGGCTCCAACGATTCGGCGGCTCCGCTGGTCGCGGCAGCCCCGCAGCCCGAGGTGGACAACCTGACGCTGCGGTACCGGTCCCTAGTGTACCAACTGAACTTTGACCAGACGTTGAGGAATGTGGATAAGGTCAGCTCCTGGGTCCCCCGCGAGCTTGTGCTGGTGGTCCAGGTGCACAACCGGGCCGAATACCTCAAACTGCTCCTGGACTCACTTCGGAAAGCCCAGGGAATCGACAACGTCCTCGTCATCTTTAGCCATGACTTCTGGTCGACTGAGATTAATCAGCTGATCGCTGGGGTGGATTTCTGTCCGGTTCTGCAGGTGTTCTTTCCTTTCAGCATTCAGTTGTACCCTAACGAGTTTCCGGGTACTGACCCCAGAGATTGCCCTAGAGACCTGGAGAAGAATGCAGCTTTGAAAATGGGATGCATTAATGCTGAATATCCCGACTCCTTCGGCCATTACAGAGAGGCCAAGTTCTCCCAAACCAAACACCACTGGTGGTGGAAGCTGCATTTCGTGTGGGAGAGGGTCAAAGTCCTTCGAGACTATGCTGGCCTCATACTTTTCCTAGAGGAGGATCACTACGTAGCCCCAGACTTTTACCATGTCTTCAAAAAGATGTGGAATTTAAAGCAGCAAGAGTGTCCTGAGTGTGACGTTCTCTCCCTGGGGACCTATACTACCGTTCGCAGTTTCCGTGACGTTGCTGACAAGGTAGATGTGAAAACGTGGAAATCCACGGAGCACAATATGGGTCTGGCCTTGACCCGGGATGCCTATCAGAAGCTGATCGAGTGCACAGACACTTTCTGTACTTATGATGATTATAACTGGGACTGGACACTTCAATATTTGACTGTATCTTGTCTTCCAAAATTTTGGAAAGTGCTGGTTCCTCAAGTTCCTAGGATTTTTCATGCTGGAGACTGTGGTATGCATCACAAAAAAACCTGTAGACCATCCACACAGAGTGCCCAAATTGAGTCACTCTTAAATAGTAACAAACAGTACATGTTTCCAGAAACTTTAACTATCAGTGAAAAATTGACAGCAGCCCTTTCCCCACCTAGGAAAAATGGAGGGTGGGGAGACATTAGGGACCATGAACTCTGTAAGAGTTATAGAAgactgcagtaa
- the DNAAF2 gene encoding protein kintoun has translation MAKAASSPLEDLDLSGEEVQRLTSAFQDPKFRRMFSEYAEELTDPENRRRYEEEITALERERGVEVRFVHPEPGHVLRTSLDGARRCFVNVCSNALVGAPSSRPSSGSAASGSQWSLPYSLAPGREYAGGRGIRYTVYDVVFHPDALALARRHERFRQMLDATALEAVEKQFGVKLDRRNAKTLKIKYKGTPEAAVLRTPLPGGVPARPEGEPESPLPDFPYPYPGPVAAGSAAIPRPQAPSPPEAVQQPAPTEPRYSVVQRHHVDLQDYRCSRDSAPSTVPHELVVTIELPLLRSAEQAALEVTGKLLCLDSRKPDYQLRLSLPYRVDDSRGKAQFNKARRQLVVTLPVAVTVSLPELAATPEEAADRPGTDGAACASARQGEAGPAGIRAGDGGSDPGRAGAAGADIPAPEAVGGKLVSEPEELDFGGQAISTARIGEEPLPRAGNSPEDGGGGAPWKSSGDLDGRSPTGRGRARPALGVKEHVAGGGTGREPVDRSMVGPGTDRGEPLCPPLQCNQDEESLTLLIQVPCIQPQSLQGEVTPLWYRLCFSTQDLVYYTFFLQFTPENKLSTKEPVASISSNNAVIELAKSPECRGLWREWYYGLNNDSLEERLFINEENVNEFLEEVLSSPFKQTMPLSSPLIEVLQVTDSKIEIHAKLQECDNSEQLHENKEGANEESHLTEKENLEHPTSSTTNSDSSVAVKVLEANSCGLVACLQQGAFDVSQKPFAESKDNLKGPVKIEEKELGGDHPPSSLNKTTGHDTPGFDNLRETNMQDGSVQIIKDHVTHCPFSFQNSLLYDLD, from the exons ATGGCCAAGGCAGCCTCTTCGCCGTTGGAGGACTTGGACCTGAGCGGAGAGGAAGTCCAGCGGCTCACCTCCGCTTTCCAGGACCCCAAGTTTCGGCGAATGTTCTCTGAGTATGCGGAGGAGCTCACGGACCCCGAGAACCGGCGGCGCTACGAGGAGGAGATTACCGCGCTGGAGCGTGAGCGCGGCGTGGAGGTGCGGTTTGTGCACCCGGAGCCGGGCCACGTGCTGCGCACCAGCCTGGATGGGGCCCGGCGCTGTTTCGTGAATGTATGCAGCAATGCCCTGGTGGGCGCGCCCAGCAGCCGGCCCAGCTCTGGGAGCGCGGCGTCCGGCAGCCAGTGGTCCCTGCCCTACAGTCTGGCGCCCGGCCGCGAGTACGCGGGGGGGCGCGGCATCCGCTACACAGTCTACGACGTGGTCTTCCACCCAGACGCACTCGCGCTGGCCCGGCGCCACGAGCGCTTCCGCCAGATGCTGGACGCCACGGCTTTGGAGGCCGTGGAGAAGCAGTTCGGCGTGAAGCTGGACCGCAGGAATGCCAAGACCCTGAAAATCAAGTACAAGGGGACCCCGGAGGCTGCCGTGCTGCGCACGCCCCTACCCGGGGGCGTCCCGGCCCGGCCCGAGGGGGAACCGGAGAGCCCGCTCCCTGATTTCCCCTACCCTTACCCGGGCCCTGTGGCCGCTGGGAGTGCCGCGATCCCCCGGCCCCAGGCGCCCTCCCCTCCCGAGGCGGTCCAGCAGCCCGCCCCCACAGAGCCTCGCTACAGCGTGGTGCAGCGCCACCACGTGGACCTCCAGGATTACCGCTGCTCTCGGGACTCAGCCCCCAGCACTGTGCCCCACGAGCTGGTCGTCACCATTGAGCTGCCGCTGTTGCGGTCGGCTGAGCAGGCAGCGCTGGAAGTGACTGGAAAGCTGCTGTGCCTCGACTCACGGAAACCCGACTACCAGCTGCGGCTCTCGCTTCCATACCGGGTGGACGACAGCCGCGGCAAGGCGCAGTTCAACAAGGCCCGGCGGCAGCTGGTAGTCACGCTTCCGGTAGCGGTGACAGTCTCGCTCCCGGAGCTCGCCGCGACCCCGGAAGAGGCCGCCGACCGGCCCGGAACTGATGGCGCGGCCTGCGCTTCCGCTCGCCAAGGGGAGGCGGGCCCAGCGGGGATTCGTGCAGGGGACGGAGGCTCGGATCCCGGCCGAGCTGGAGCTGCGGGCGCCGATATCCCTGCCCCGGAGGCCGTTGGGGGGAAGCTTGTCTCAGAACCAGAGGAGCTTGATTTCGGCGGGCAAGCAATATCAACAGCTCGCATTGGGGAGGAGCCGCTTCCCAGAGCAGGGAACTCACCTGAGGACGGTGGTGGAGGCGCTCCTTGGAAATCATCCGGGGACCTTGACGGGAGGTCTCCTACAGGGAGAGGGAGAGCGCGCCCAGCTCTTGGCGTCAAAGAGCACGTGGCCGGAGGAGGCACAGGCAGGGAGCCTGTTGATCGATCCATGGTTGGTCCCGGGACAGACCGCGGGGAACCCTTGTGTCCGCCTCTGCAATGTAATCAGGATGAAGAATCTCTGACTCTGCTCATTCAAGTGCCTTGCATCCAGCCTCAGAGTCTTCAAGGGGAAGTGACCCCCCTGTGGTACAGATTGTGCTTCTCCACCCAAGACTTAGTATATTATACCTTCTTTTTGCAATTTACTCCAGAGAATAAATTGAGTACCAAAGAACCAGTGGCTAGCATTTCTTCAAACAATGCAGTGATAGAACTGGCCAAATCTCCAGAGTGCCGTGGACTTTGGAGAGAGTGGTATTATGGTTTAAACAACGATTCTTTGGAG gaaaggtTATTTATCaatgaagaaaatgttaatgAGTTTCTTGAAGAGGTTCTAAGCTCTCCATTCAAACAGACAATGCCCCTAAGCTCACCATTAATAGAAGTTCTTCAGGTTACTGATAGTAAGATTGAAATACATGCAAAG TTGCAAGAATGTGATAACTCTGAGCAGCTTCATGAAAACAAAGAAGGAGCCAATGAAGAAAGTCAtctaactgaaaaagaaaatctagaacaTCCTACCTCCTCAACAACCAATTCTGATTCATCTGTAGCAGTCAAAGTACTAGAAGCCAACAGTTGTGGTCTGGTTGCATGCTTGCAACAAGGGGCTTTTGATGTTTCTCAGAAGCCATTTGCAGAgtcaaaagataatttaaaaggaCCAGTGAAAATTGAAGAGAAAGAATTAGGTGGAGATCACCCACCTTCATCACTGAACAAAACCACAGGTCACGATACACCTGGTTTTGACAACTTAAGGGAAACCAATATGCAGGATGGTAGTGTGCAGATTATTAAAGATCATGTCACTCATTGCCCATTTAGTTTTCAGAATTCTTTGCTTTATGACTTGGAttag